A single Thiohalobacter thiocyanaticus DNA region contains:
- a CDS encoding phosphate/phosphite/phosphonate ABC transporter substrate-binding protein yields the protein MRFLLIVLGLAMLACRPAAAAPGYQLAIVNPASPSRLHAVWEPLRQHLSQELDAEIELVFPKGIDQVEKLLGHNEIDFVYLNSYLFYLLKGKGKLAAVAQMRNLDGMTTSQGSFIVRADSGIRNVDDLRGRKLALISPLGAGAYLAPRAYLRDFGMDIHTDLDLVFTGDLKKSVYAVLLGDAAATTMCAVSYKILEHKLNFKELSIIDSTRPFPEPLVAASTRLGPEPIEAWRRALLKLSQTESGRAALQPLADIKVRDFIEYDPALETLTRNLMQYTPAP from the coding sequence ATGCGTTTTCTGCTCATTGTGCTCGGCCTGGCCATGCTGGCCTGCCGACCGGCGGCGGCAGCCCCCGGCTACCAGTTGGCCATCGTCAACCCCGCCTCCCCTTCGCGCCTGCATGCGGTCTGGGAACCCCTGCGCCAACACCTGTCGCAGGAACTTGATGCGGAGATCGAGCTCGTCTTCCCCAAGGGCATCGATCAGGTGGAAAAGCTGCTTGGGCACAACGAGATCGATTTCGTCTATCTCAATTCCTATCTGTTCTACCTGCTCAAGGGCAAGGGCAAGCTCGCTGCCGTGGCCCAGATGCGCAACCTCGACGGGATGACCACCAGCCAGGGCAGCTTCATCGTCCGCGCTGACAGCGGCATCCGCAATGTGGACGATCTGCGCGGGCGCAAACTGGCGCTGATCAGCCCGCTCGGGGCCGGCGCCTACCTGGCGCCGCGCGCCTATCTGAGGGATTTCGGGATGGACATCCACACCGACCTGGATCTGGTATTCACCGGCGATCTCAAGAAATCCGTCTATGCGGTCCTGCTGGGTGATGCCGCCGCCACCACCATGTGCGCAGTCAGTTACAAGATTCTGGAGCACAAACTCAATTTCAAGGAACTGAGCATCATCGACAGCACCCGCCCCTTCCCGGAGCCGCTGGTCGCGGCTTCCACCCGGCTCGGGCCGGAACCCATCGAGGCCTGGCGCCGCGCGCTGCTGAAACTCTCCCAGACCGAGTCAGGGCGCGCCGCCCTGCAACCGCTGGCTGACATCAAGGTACGGGATTTCATCGAGTACGACCCGGCGCTCGAAACGCTGACCCGCAACCTGATGCAGTACACGCCGGCACCGT
- a CDS encoding LysR family transcriptional regulator, with translation MDIAGLRAFLAVAEHESFSAAAAELHLTQPAVSKRVAALEAAMKVRLFDRIGHRVLLSEAGEALLPRARRILLDIEDSQRAIANLSGRVEGRLYLGTSHHIGLHRLPPVLREFIEHYPEVRLELRFLDSEAVCAAVVSGELELGVVTLPVEPPPALALEPVWDDPLSVVVGRDHPLTGRDRVDMARLAATPAILPGPETFTRQIIESGFARRGLRIEAELSTNYLETIKMLVAVGLGWSLLPDSMLDDQLSALTVPGLAPHRRLGIIHHRERTLSNAARAMRAAVSRHRDP, from the coding sequence CTGGATATCGCCGGTCTGCGCGCCTTTCTGGCCGTGGCAGAACATGAATCCTTCTCCGCGGCGGCGGCCGAACTGCACCTGACTCAGCCGGCGGTGAGCAAGCGCGTCGCCGCCCTGGAAGCAGCGATGAAGGTGCGGCTGTTCGACCGCATCGGCCACCGGGTGCTGCTGTCCGAGGCCGGCGAGGCCCTGCTGCCGCGCGCCCGGCGCATTCTGCTCGATATCGAGGACAGCCAGCGCGCCATCGCCAACCTCTCCGGCCGGGTCGAGGGGCGACTCTACCTCGGCACCAGCCATCACATCGGTCTGCACCGCCTGCCGCCGGTACTGCGCGAGTTCATCGAGCACTACCCGGAGGTGCGGCTGGAACTGCGTTTCCTCGACTCGGAGGCGGTGTGTGCGGCCGTGGTCAGCGGCGAACTGGAACTGGGCGTGGTCACGCTCCCGGTCGAACCGCCGCCTGCACTGGCCCTGGAGCCGGTCTGGGACGATCCCCTGTCGGTGGTGGTCGGTCGTGACCATCCTCTGACCGGCCGGGACCGGGTGGACATGGCCCGGCTGGCGGCAACCCCGGCGATCCTGCCGGGCCCGGAAACCTTCACTCGCCAGATCATCGAATCCGGATTCGCCCGCCGCGGTCTCAGGATTGAGGCCGAACTGTCGACTAACTACCTGGAGACCATCAAGATGCTGGTGGCGGTCGGGCTGGGCTGGAGCCTGCTGCCGGACAGCATGCTGGACGACCAGCTCAGTGCCCTGACGGTCCCAGGACTGGCTCCGCATCGACGGCTGGGCATCATTCACCATCGTGAGCGTACCCTGTCCAATGCCGCGCGGGCCATGCGCGCGGCCGTCAGCCGTCACCGCGACCCCTGA
- the leuC gene encoding 3-isopropylmalate dehydratase large subunit yields the protein MTGKTVYDKLWDAHVVRQDADGTALLYIDRHLIHEVTSPQAFEGLRLAGRKPWRTGSVLAVPDHNVPTTNRSGGISDPVSRIQVETLDSNCAEYGIREFRMNDPRQGIVHVIGPEQGATLPGMTVVCGDSHTSTHGAFGALAFGIGTSEVEHVLATQCLIQTKAKNLLIRVDGRLPAGVTAKDVVLAIIGRIGTAGGTGHTIEFGGEAIHSLSVEGRMTVCNMAIEAGARAGLVSVDDATIDYMRGRTFAPKGELWDRAVAAWRELVSDEDAVFDQTLVLDAAGLVPQVTWGTSPEMVVGIDAVVPDPAQADSAVKRSGMEKALVYMDLKPGTPIQDIQLDRVFIGSCTNSRIEDLREAAAAIRGGKVAANIKQALVVPGSGLVKQQAEAEGLDKVFLEAGFEWREPGCSMCLAMNADRLEPGERCASTSNRNFEGRQGQGGRTHLVSPAMAAAAAVHGHFVDIRT from the coding sequence ATGACAGGCAAGACAGTCTACGACAAGCTCTGGGATGCGCATGTGGTGCGGCAGGACGCGGATGGCACGGCGCTCCTCTATATCGATCGCCACCTCATTCACGAAGTCACCTCGCCGCAGGCGTTCGAAGGCCTGCGGTTGGCCGGGCGCAAACCCTGGCGTACCGGCTCGGTGCTGGCGGTGCCGGATCACAATGTCCCGACCACCAACCGCAGCGGCGGCATCAGTGACCCGGTCTCGCGCATCCAGGTCGAGACCCTGGACAGCAACTGCGCCGAATACGGCATCCGGGAATTCCGCATGAACGACCCGCGCCAGGGCATCGTCCATGTGATCGGGCCGGAGCAGGGCGCGACCCTGCCGGGCATGACCGTGGTCTGCGGCGATTCGCACACCTCCACCCACGGTGCCTTCGGTGCCCTGGCCTTCGGCATCGGCACCTCGGAGGTCGAGCATGTGCTGGCCACCCAGTGCCTGATCCAGACCAAGGCGAAGAACCTGCTGATCCGCGTCGACGGCCGGCTGCCAGCCGGGGTGACCGCCAAGGACGTCGTGCTGGCCATCATCGGCCGCATCGGCACCGCCGGCGGCACCGGCCACACCATTGAGTTCGGCGGCGAGGCCATCCACAGCCTGTCGGTCGAGGGCCGCATGACGGTATGCAACATGGCCATCGAGGCCGGTGCCCGCGCCGGGCTGGTGTCGGTGGACGATGCCACCATCGACTACATGCGCGGGCGCACCTTTGCGCCGAAGGGCGAGTTGTGGGACCGGGCCGTGGCGGCCTGGCGCGAGTTGGTCTCGGACGAGGACGCTGTATTCGATCAGACCCTGGTGCTGGATGCCGCCGGGCTGGTGCCGCAGGTTACCTGGGGCACCTCGCCCGAGATGGTGGTCGGCATCGACGCCGTGGTGCCGGACCCGGCGCAGGCCGACAGTGCGGTCAAGCGCAGCGGCATGGAAAAGGCCCTGGTCTACATGGATCTCAAGCCGGGCACCCCGATCCAGGATATTCAACTCGACCGCGTCTTCATCGGTTCCTGCACCAACTCCCGCATCGAGGACCTGCGCGAGGCCGCCGCTGCCATCCGCGGCGGCAAGGTGGCCGCCAACATCAAGCAGGCGCTGGTGGTGCCGGGCTCCGGGTTGGTCAAGCAGCAGGCCGAGGCCGAGGGGCTGGACAAGGTATTCCTCGAGGCCGGCTTCGAATGGCGCGAGCCGGGCTGCTCCATGTGCCTGGCAATGAACGCCGACCGGCTGGAGCCGGGCGAGCGCTGCGCCTCGACCTCCAACCGCAACTTCGAGGGCCGCCAGGGCCAGGGCGGACGCACCCACCTGGTCAGCCCGGCCATGGCCGCGGCCGCGGCGGTGCACGGGCACTTCGTGGATATCCGGACATGA
- the leuD gene encoding 3-isopropylmalate dehydratase small subunit, translating into MEKFETLTAIAAPLDRSNVDTDAIIPKQFLKSIKRTGFGPNLFDEWRYLDHGEPGKDNSNRPLNPDFVLNQDRYKGARILLARENFGCGSSREHAVWALLDYGFRVVIAPSYADIFFNNCFKNGILPIILPGETVDRLFRETEAQPGYELTVDLAGQKVITPNGDEFGFEVDAFRKHCLLEGLDDIGLTLQHADEICAYEERRRQEAPWLFQS; encoded by the coding sequence ATGGAAAAATTCGAAACACTGACCGCGATCGCCGCGCCGCTGGACCGCTCCAACGTGGACACGGACGCGATCATCCCCAAGCAGTTCCTGAAGTCGATCAAGCGCACCGGCTTCGGGCCGAACCTGTTCGACGAGTGGCGCTATCTGGATCACGGCGAGCCCGGAAAGGACAACAGCAACCGGCCGCTGAATCCGGACTTCGTCCTCAATCAGGACAGATACAAGGGTGCGCGCATCCTGCTGGCGCGGGAGAACTTCGGCTGCGGCTCCTCGCGCGAGCACGCGGTCTGGGCGCTGCTGGACTACGGCTTCCGGGTGGTGATCGCGCCCAGCTACGCCGACATCTTCTTTAACAACTGCTTCAAGAACGGCATCCTGCCCATCATCCTGCCGGGGGAGACCGTGGACCGGCTGTTCCGCGAGACCGAGGCGCAGCCGGGCTACGAGTTGACCGTGGATCTGGCCGGGCAGAAGGTGATCACCCCGAACGGGGATGAATTCGGCTTCGAGGTCGATGCCTTCCGCAAGCACTGCCTGCTGGAGGGTCTGGACGACATCGGCCTGACCCTGCAGCATGCCGACGAGATCTGCGCCTATGAAGAGCGGCGCAGACAGGAGGCGCCCTGGTTGTTTCAATCATAA
- the leuB gene encoding 3-isopropylmalate dehydrogenase: MMKKLLVLPGDGIGPEIVAEAMKVIDHLRTAAGLELEIEEGLVGGAAYEAAGTPLPDATLDRAKAADAILLGAVGGPRWEPLEIALRPEKGLLGLRAGLGLFANLRPAILYPQLAEASSLRPEVVAGLDIMIVRELTGGIYFGQPRGVRELENGEREGFNTLVYSESEIRRIARVAFDIAAKRAGRVCSVDKANVLECTELWREVVTAEAAGRPDIELSHMYVDNAAMQLVRAPKQFDVIVTTNMFGDILSDEAAMLTGSIGMLPSASLNEQGQGMYEPIHGSAPDIAGQNIANPLATILSVAMMLRFSLDRGDLADAIETAVGRVLDQGLRTADIIQDGKQQVGTAEMGDAVVAELN, encoded by the coding sequence ATCATGAAGAAACTGCTGGTACTGCCGGGCGACGGCATCGGCCCGGAGATCGTCGCCGAGGCGATGAAGGTCATCGACCATCTCAGGACCGCCGCCGGGCTGGAACTTGAGATCGAGGAAGGGCTGGTCGGCGGCGCGGCCTATGAGGCCGCCGGCACGCCGCTGCCCGATGCGACCCTGGACAGGGCGAAAGCCGCCGACGCCATCCTGCTGGGCGCGGTCGGCGGGCCCAGGTGGGAGCCGCTGGAGATCGCCCTGCGCCCGGAGAAGGGCCTGCTGGGGCTGCGCGCCGGGCTGGGACTGTTCGCCAACCTGCGCCCGGCCATCCTGTATCCCCAGCTGGCCGAGGCCTCCAGCCTCAGGCCCGAGGTGGTCGCCGGACTGGACATCATGATCGTGCGCGAGCTGACCGGCGGCATCTACTTCGGCCAGCCGCGCGGCGTGCGTGAACTGGAGAACGGCGAGCGCGAGGGCTTCAATACCCTGGTCTATTCCGAGTCCGAGATCCGGCGCATCGCCCGGGTGGCCTTCGATATCGCCGCCAAACGTGCCGGCCGGGTCTGTTCCGTGGACAAGGCCAATGTGCTCGAGTGCACAGAATTGTGGCGTGAAGTGGTGACGGCGGAGGCTGCCGGCCGGCCCGACATTGAACTCTCCCACATGTATGTCGACAATGCCGCCATGCAGCTGGTGCGGGCGCCCAAGCAGTTCGACGTCATCGTCACCACCAACATGTTCGGCGATATCCTCTCCGATGAGGCGGCCATGCTGACCGGTTCCATCGGCATGCTGCCCTCGGCCTCGCTCAACGAGCAGGGCCAGGGCATGTACGAGCCGATCCACGGTTCGGCGCCGGATATCGCCGGTCAGAATATCGCCAATCCGCTGGCGACCATCCTGTCGGTGGCCATGATGCTGCGCTTCAGCCTGGACCGGGGCGATCTGGCTGATGCCATCGAGACCGCCGTGGGCCGGGTGCTGGACCAGGGCCTGCGCACCGCCGACATCATACAGGACGGCAAGCAGCAGGTGGGCACGGCCGAGATGGGCGATGCCGTGGTTGCGGAGTTGAATTGA
- a CDS encoding aspartate-semialdehyde dehydrogenase yields the protein MSKTFDVAVVGATGAVGEVMLEILAERKFPVGEVYALASSRSAGSKVRFGDKHLTVQDLAEFDFSQVQIGLFSPGASVSKEYAPKAAAAGCVVVDNTSQFRYDDDIPLVVPEVNPEAVAGYTNRGIIANPNCSTIQMLVALKPLHDAARIERINVATYQAVSGTGKEAIEELATQTAQLLNGKDIEARVYPKQIAFNCLPHIDAFMDNGYTKEEMKMVWETRKIMGDENIQVNPTAVRVPVFYGHSEAVHIETRDKLTAARARELLGKAPGIVVLDEHTDGGYPTAVTEGANHDPVYVGRIREDISHPRGLDLWVVADNVRKGAALNSIQIAELLVRDHL from the coding sequence ATGAGCAAGACATTCGATGTCGCTGTCGTCGGTGCCACCGGTGCCGTGGGCGAGGTGATGCTGGAGATCCTGGCCGAGCGCAAGTTCCCGGTGGGTGAGGTGTATGCCCTGGCCAGCAGCCGCTCGGCCGGCAGCAAGGTGCGGTTCGGCGACAAGCACCTCACCGTGCAGGACCTGGCGGAGTTCGATTTCTCGCAGGTGCAGATCGGCCTGTTCTCGCCCGGCGCCTCGGTGTCGAAGGAGTATGCGCCCAAGGCGGCGGCCGCCGGCTGTGTGGTGGTCGACAACACCTCCCAGTTCCGCTATGACGACGACATCCCGCTGGTGGTGCCCGAGGTGAATCCCGAAGCCGTGGCCGGTTATACCAATCGCGGCATCATCGCCAATCCCAATTGCTCCACCATACAGATGCTGGTCGCGCTCAAGCCCCTGCATGACGCCGCCCGTATCGAGCGCATCAATGTCGCCACCTACCAGGCCGTCTCCGGCACCGGCAAGGAGGCGATCGAGGAACTGGCGACCCAGACCGCGCAGCTGCTCAACGGCAAGGACATCGAGGCCAGGGTCTATCCCAAGCAGATCGCCTTCAACTGCCTGCCGCACATCGATGCCTTCATGGACAACGGCTACACCAAGGAAGAGATGAAGATGGTGTGGGAGACCCGCAAAATCATGGGCGATGAGAACATCCAGGTGAATCCCACCGCGGTGCGGGTGCCGGTCTTCTATGGCCACTCCGAGGCGGTGCACATCGAGACCCGCGACAAGCTCACCGCCGCCCGGGCCCGCGAACTGCTGGGCAAGGCGCCGGGCATCGTGGTGCTGGACGAACACACCGACGGCGGTTATCCCACCGCGGTCACTGAAGGGGCCAATCACGACCCGGTCTATGTCGGGCGTATCCGTGAGGATATCTCGCATCCGCGCGGTTTAGATTTGTGGGTGGTCGCCGATAATGTGCGCAAGGGTGCCGCCCTGAACAGCATCCAGATCGCGGAGTTGTTGGTCAGAGACCACCTCTAG